In a single window of the Necator americanus strain Aroian chromosome X, whole genome shotgun sequence genome:
- a CDS encoding hypothetical protein (NECATOR_CHRX.G25207.T2) produces the protein MPVETSSMASEDDCSPEHEGNNHCIEKGVKKPPELSCYHVGRKSNGAACLRMITVAATPVRQHPRPPWIT, from the exons ATGCCTGTCGAGACTTCTTCAATGGCAAGCgaagatgactgctctccggaacacGAAGGAAACAAccactgcatcgagaagggagtGAAGAAACCGCCGGAGCTATCATGCTATCATGTTGGTAGGAAATCGAACGG CGCCGCATGTCTCCGCATGATTACGGTTGCCGCTACACCAGTTAGACAACATCCACGGCCGCCTTGGATCACCTAG
- a CDS encoding hypothetical protein (NECATOR_CHRX.G25208.T1), protein MAICTNNAHSLASEAVIEDLMMQARKIKYDVTGLTETGRRHPLNEMDLKKFYGRSHTFFKVIDGDFNAKIDPRRTPEELHIGTNGLQWNKQINPSSVCWTWESADGRYHSEVDNIIVCKRLCVTDVDIVAKFYTGSDHRLFRGRFSFTRREKKAAKFRKQSPRTIINWDLFATLAGLWKGSVMDNIDEECNRLV, encoded by the exons atggcgatctgtactaaTAACGCACATAGTCTTGCATCAGAAGCGGtaatcgaagatctgatgatgcaagccaggaaaattaagtacgacgtcaccggactgaccgagacgggACGACGCCATCCACTGAATGAA ATGGATCTAAAGAAGTTCTACGGAAGAAGCCATACCTTCTTTAAGGTCATTgatggtgatttcaacgccaaaattgacccgagaagaacgcctgaggaacttcacatcggaacaAATGGCCTTCAATGGAATAAGCAGATA aaccCCTCCTCTGTATGCTGGACATGGGAGTCAGCCGATGGAAGATATCATAGTGAAGTTGACAACATCATCGTCTGTAAAAGGTTGTGCGTGACGGATGTCGATATTGTggcaaagttctatacgggatcggaccatcgcctcttccgaggaagattttccttcacaaggagagaaaagaaagccgCTAAGTTCAGAAAGCAaagtcccagaactatcattaactgggatctcttcgctacgctagcggGCTTATGGAAAGGTTCTGTAATGGACAATATTGACGAGGAATGCAACCGGCTCGTCTGa
- a CDS encoding hypothetical protein (NECATOR_CHRX.G25209.T1) encodes MITNALETQNDAAATYQRISEYARCHREEGSSIANKRSYRLNVASTHPFNCVSLNNLMWFANDAHGSQHTTIPQKSPLLWRNQWRIQRLIEREHFHYPVVELGPIIVSLISMETKEDTRCNLRVESNGTTW; translated from the exons ATGATAACAAATGCTCTGGAAACTCAAAATGACGCAGCCGCAACTTACCAGCGCATTTCCGAATATGCTCGTTGTCACCGAGAAGAAGGATCCTCGATAGCCAAC AAACGAAGTTACCGCCTTAATGTTGCAAGCACTCATCCCTTCAATTGTGTTAGC CTGAATAATTTGATGTGGTTTGCAAATGATGCACATGGTAGCCAACATACTACAATCCCTCAGAAGAGCCCGTTGCTTTGGAGAAATCAATGGAG GATTCAGAGACTCATCGAACGTGAGCATTTCCATTATCCAGTCGTCGAACTTGGTCCTATAATAGTTTCGTTGATTTCAATGGAAACGAAGGAAGATACACGTTGCAATCTTCGTGTGGAAAGTAATGGAACAACCTGGTAA
- a CDS encoding hypothetical protein (NECATOR_CHRX.G25210.T1) produces the protein MYGSETRVAPSTVMERLDCTERELLRRLLGYFWPEGSSWKKPPGRKQKFRKDREGWTVLCWHTSTKMRVIDDDISPRLRTAETDASTCCVKSTQHSFRYADASCYQNE, from the exons atgtacggatcggagactcgGGTAGCaccgtctacggtgatggagaggcttgattgcacggaacgagaGCTGCtgagacggctacttggctacttttggcctgag ggttcgagctggaagaagccacctggccgaaaacagAAGTTCAGGA aagatcgagaaggttggacAGTACTATGTTGGCACACCTcgacgaagatgcgggtaattgacgatgacatcagcccccgattaa gaACAGCAGaaaccgatgcatccacatgttgcGTCAAATCCACCCAGCATTCCTTTCGCTATGCTGATGCTAGCTGTTATCAGAACGAGTAG
- a CDS encoding hypothetical protein (NECATOR_CHRX.G25211.T1), producing the protein MWMHRFLLFLQKTMFMRDRWVSNAPFTPNKTNISECTSHIYLSREMEMKNDLSGWLNRKKRPAWRACKSMEDVVEHRAPFFNTIVLLGLIYASEIWVYRKQEENAVSVIERSISIRKATSNLLEEDLVSNFSTRHNCECSATQRRGGLTLLSYLRSYLPLINPFRRPISAHNPDSTPNHSSQFRLENSSRLWEQTDCMLESR; encoded by the coding sequence atgtggatgcatcggtttCTGCTGTtcctgcaaaagacgatgttcatgcgagACAGATGGGTCTCGAATGCGCCATTCACGcccaacaaaacaaacatatccgaatgcaccagtcACATCTATCTGAGTAGGGAAATGGAGATGAAGAACGACCTGTCCGGCTGGTTGAATAGGAAGAAACGACCGGCTTGGAGAGCTTGTAAGAGCATGGAGGATGTAGTGGAACACCGTGCTCCCTTCTTCAACACCATTGTACTTCTTGGTTTGATCTATGCTTCGGAAATCTGGGTAtatcgcaagcaggaagaaaatgcggtgagcgtcattgaacgctcaaTTTCAATCAGGAAAGCTACTAGTAACCTGCTGGAAGAAGACCTTGTGTCAAACTTTTCAACTCGACATAACTGCGAGTGCTCAGCTACACAGCGAAGAGGTGGGCTAACATTGTTGTCATATCTAAGAAGTTACTTACCACTCATAAACCCCTTTCGAAGACCGATCAGCGCACACAACCCGGACTCAACACCGAACCATTCCTCGCAATTTCGACTAGAGAACAGTAGCCGTCTTTGGGAACAAACGGATTGTATGCTGGAAAGCAGATGA
- a CDS encoding hypothetical protein (NECATOR_CHRX.G25211.T2), with protein sequence MHRFLLFLQKTMFMRDRWVSNAPFTPNKTNISECTSHIYLSREMEMKNDLSGWLNRKKRPAWRACKSMEDVVEHRAPFFNTIVLLGLIYASEIWVYRKQEENAVSVIERSISIRKATSNLLEEDLVSNFSTRHNCECSATQRRGGLTLLSYLRSYLPLINPFRRPISAHNPDSTPNHSSQFRLENSSRLWEQTDCMLESR encoded by the coding sequence atgcatcggtttCTGCTGTtcctgcaaaagacgatgttcatgcgagACAGATGGGTCTCGAATGCGCCATTCACGcccaacaaaacaaacatatccgaatgcaccagtcACATCTATCTGAGTAGGGAAATGGAGATGAAGAACGACCTGTCCGGCTGGTTGAATAGGAAGAAACGACCGGCTTGGAGAGCTTGTAAGAGCATGGAGGATGTAGTGGAACACCGTGCTCCCTTCTTCAACACCATTGTACTTCTTGGTTTGATCTATGCTTCGGAAATCTGGGTAtatcgcaagcaggaagaaaatgcggtgagcgtcattgaacgctcaaTTTCAATCAGGAAAGCTACTAGTAACCTGCTGGAAGAAGACCTTGTGTCAAACTTTTCAACTCGACATAACTGCGAGTGCTCAGCTACACAGCGAAGAGGTGGGCTAACATTGTTGTCATATCTAAGAAGTTACTTACCACTCATAAACCCCTTTCGAAGACCGATCAGCGCACACAACCCGGACTCAACACCGAACCATTCCTCGCAATTTCGACTAGAGAACAGTAGCCGTCTTTGGGAACAAACGGATTGTATGCTGGAAAGCAGATGA
- a CDS encoding hypothetical protein (NECATOR_CHRX.G25212.T2), translating into MLLNKKCSTDDIDSVAAAEDTVQVTGQKNNAIDYPFEDLLEARVWINVAQMHLCTTAVSQRTLALNRKCSGTYGDWRLRRKVRHHLKLDRKNERTSTAKEFEKAWEDNNPRKAHTLVARLGGVRLSSTLPTELVSTLPIWMEHSNTLLKRRALFFPELVHTQPPTYTVINDEPSTESEVLVCIQRMKGGRSGERRN; encoded by the exons ATGCTTCTTAATAAGAAGTGTAGCACTGATGATATCGATAGTGTTGCGGCTGCTGAAGACACTGTGCAAGTTACTGGGCAGAAGAACAATGCGATTGACTATCCGTTCGAAGATCTGCTTGAAGCTAGAGTTTGGATCAACGTCGCCCAGATGCACCTTTGCACGACTGCGGTATCGCAGAGAACGTTAGCTCTGAATCGTAAGTGCTCAGGCACCTATGGAGACTg GCGCCTGAGACGGAAGGTTCGCCATCACCTGAAACTTGATCGTAAGAACGAACGGACGTCGACAGCaaaggagtttgagaaggcgtgggaggacaacaACCCGAGAAAAGCTCATACTCTGGTGGCAAGATTAGGAGGTGTTCgtctgtcctcaacactgccaacaGAGTTGGTGTCAACTCTGCCCATCTGGATGGAACATTCCAACACTTTGCTGAAGCGGCGAGCGCTGTTTTTCCCTGAGCTCGTGCACACGCAACCACCGACATACACTGTGATCAACGACGAACCATCAACAGAGTcagaggttctggtctgtatccagCGGATGAAGGGTGGAAGGTCCGGTGAACGACgaaattag
- a CDS encoding hypothetical protein (NECATOR_CHRX.G25212.T1) translates to MLLNKKCSTDDIDSVAAAEDTVQVTGQKNNAIDYPFEDLLEARVWINVAQMHLCTTAVSQRTLALNRCPIRFRIPASSSQLNDTVPQKEWLSSTSAEA, encoded by the exons ATGCTTCTTAATAAGAAGTGTAGCACTGATGATATCGATAGTGTTGCGGCTGCTGAAGACACTGTGCAAGTTACTGGGCAGAAGAACAATGCGATTGACTATCCGTTCGAAGATCTGCTTGAAGCTAGAGTTTGGATCAACGTCGCCCAGATGCACCTTTGCACGACTGCGGTATCGCAGAGAACGTTAGCTCTGAATC GATGTCCCATTCGATTCCGAATACCGGCCAGTTCCTCTCAGCTTAatgatacggttccacaaaaGGAGTGGTTGAGTTCAACGTCAGCCGAAGCTTGA